The Oncorhynchus tshawytscha isolate Ot180627B linkage group LG02, Otsh_v2.0, whole genome shotgun sequence genome contains the following window.
AGATATTAATTGTTTGCATCTGTACCTTCCTTTTACACAGATGGCTCGTATTTCTTCACACCTTTCTCTCTTTTTAAAATTTAAAACACTGATTGAGACATCTGATCTGATCCTATCATAACAATGGGAAGCTGAGACATTTCACAACTCTGTCTAGGGGCCTGTCTCATTCACTAGCTCTATCATCTATTGGGATCAAACTTGAAATTCATACATTAACGACAACAAGATGTAGAATATTTATTGAATGACATTTAATAGAACATCATCACCATCTGTGGGTCATCTGACACAGATGCATGTGGTTGTTTGTGTTCAGTGGCTGTTGGGCTCAGTTTCCTGTCTAAACCAGCGGCACTTCCTGCCTGCCAAACAGGTTTGAAAGACTCTAAACCACTTCCTGTGTTGATGCTGCACAGTTGTGACACATGCACCTGTTAAATACTTCAATCTCACACACTGGTCAATGTGTGTTTCATGTGACTGTGAGTTTGAATTGGACCGACAGCCAAGAAATCTGATCCAACACCATTGGATAGGTGAAAACAGGTTTCCACAATACAGTTATCTCTGATCAGTGCCAGACCAGAGAACCATTTTCAAAGTACTCTCCTTTGAGTTGTGGAGCCTCCTTTGAAATGTCTCCTTATGCAACCGAAAACTGACTTAGAAGACATACTAGCAACTTCCAATAGCTTTGTCAAAGCCCCACCACAACAACCATCATTTATCTAAACCTTTACTCAGAAACACTGGAGGGCACTATTACACCAATACAACTGAACTGTTGTCAGGAGATACAATTGAACATACTTTAACACGCTATTTTAAATCCCTGCGTTGGTTGCCTGTAGTTTTATAATTGAATTTAAAAGCACTACGTGGCCCTGCACCCTAGAGTACATGTCTGATATGCTTTTAAGATACTGTATCTACCCGGTCGGTCCCTCAGATCCTCTGTCACGGGTCTTTTAGTTGTTCCAAAGGTGAGAACCAAAACGTGTGGTGAGGCTGCCTTCAGCCACTATGGTCCTGGCCTTTGGAACAGCCTGCCGGAGGATCCGAAGGCCTCAAACTGTTGAAATTTTGAAGAGATACTTATTAGCCGTGCTTTTGCTTAGTCCTACTATCTATTTTACCATTGTATATatcttatttattttcatttattttagtGCATTAGTCTCATGTCCACTGTGattgttttactattttcatTTCTCATTTTTATATTTCTAACCTTTTATTTTCTATGCATTTTGAAATGCATCATCTGTAAGAAATGTGCTCTGCAAATAAAGTTGTGATTTGGTTTTGATTAGGAAAATAGCCCACAGTAGAGCCATTCAACCACAAACTTACATTCATACCCAAAGTGTCTCAAATGATTTCGTACATATTTACTAGTGTGTAATGCAGTAATACTGTGATTTAATGCATACTTAAGAACTTCTAAAACCGCTTAATTGTCTGGATAATTAATTAGTAAGTGTTATTTAAAGCATTCTTCATACGTACATCGTAAGTCATATGAAAAACAGTCATGAAAGCAGTTTTTTGTTGTGGTTCAGATCccctttatttgtattattaaaaGGAGCCAGttggaaggaaagggggagatggaggagaaagtGTTGCCCAGAGTTGTGTGTGCTTGAGTCACTCCTCTTTGGGGAGGCTGCTGGTGCATGTGAAGAACTTCCACACACGTCGGAAACATCGTAGAACACCATTTTTCTTCTGCTTCTTTGTGTCACTGCGCACCACTTCCACTGCGTTCGACACCTCGGGCACTCCGCTGCACACCTCAGGAAGGCTCTCGTTGGATCCAAAATAGGACTAAACAGACCATGCAGAGCAGTGCAAGAGTAAGAACAACACATATGTCCTTTAGCTGTTTCACAAAACATACCACAGACATCCAAAGTCAAAGATTATAGTAGCTACTTTATAATATTGTCCAGTTTCAGACAACCCTGATGCACCCCACTTAGAAAGACAGTTGACCTTTCAATCACGAAACAGGCTTCTTGTTCCTTACCTTTGGGAGTCTTGCAATCATATCATTGAAGTCTTTGGTCAGCTGATCTTCCCAGCCCTCCTTCAGCCACCCTTTGGATTTCACCACCTTGCTGAGGTCATTTTCAGTGTCCCGAAGTTCTTCAGCAGCCTCTGTCTTTGTATCACTGGACACCTCTTCCACTGGGTTTGACACCTCAGGGACTCCAATGAACACCTCAGGACATCCACTGTACACTTCAGGCATTTCACTGCATACCTCTGGGCCTCCACTGAACACCTCAGGCACTCTAATGCACACATCAGGACGGCTCTCAGTGGATAGGAGCACCACCTTGCTTAGGCCATTTCCAGTTTTCAGAAGATTTCCTGTAGCCTCTATCTTCATTGTGTCACTGCACACCTCTTCCACTTCGTTTGACACCTCAGGACCTCTGCTGCACACCTCAGGAAGGCTCTCGATGGATCCGAAATAGGGCTAAACAGACGTAATGAAAGAGTAAGGAAAACACATCtgtcatttaaaaacaaaaactaGGTCAAAGATTATAGTAGCTAATTTATAACATTGTCCAGTTTTAGACAACCCTGATACACCCCACTTACAAAGACGTTTGACCTTTTTAATTTACAAAACAAGATTATTGTTCCTTACCTTTGGGAGATTTGCAATCATATCATTGACGTCTCTGTTCAGCTGATCATCCCAGTCCTGCTTCAGCCACCCTTTGGGGTTCACCACCTTGCTGAGGACATTTCCAGTGTCCAGAAGGTCTTCAGCAGCCTCTGTAGTCTTTGTGTCACTGGACACCTCTTCCACTGCGTTTGACACCTCAGGACCTCCGCTGCACACCTCAGGACCTCCACTGCACACCTCAGGACCTCTGCTGCACACCTCAGGACCTCTGCTGCACACCTCAGGACCTCTGCTGCACACCTCAGGACCTCCGCTGCACACCTCAGGAGCCTCTCCATTGCACACCTCAGGACCACCGCTGCACACCTCAGGACCTCTGCTGCACACCTCAGGACCTCTGCTGCACACCTCAGGACCTCTGGACCTCAGGACCTCTGCTGCACACCTCAGGACCTCTGCTGCACACCTCAGGACCTCTGCTGCACACCTCAGGACCTCTGCTGCACACCTCAGGACCTCCGCTGCACACCTCAGGACCTCTGCTGCACACCTCAGGACCACTGCACAGCTCAGCCTCTCCATTGCACACCTCAGCATGGCTCTCGGTGGATAGCTGCACCACCTTTCTCAGGCCGTTTCCAGTGTTCAGAAGGTCTCCAGTTGCCTCTGTCTTCTTTGTGTCACTTGACACCTCTCCCACTGCATTTGGCACCTCAGGCGCTCCACTGCACACCTTTGGACCTCTGTTACTCACCCCAGGCACTCCACTGCACACCTCAGGACCTCTGCTACACATCTCAGGAAGGCTCTCAGTGGATCCGAAATAGGACTAAGCAGACAATGCAGAGCAATGAAAGAGTAAGAACAAAACAGATATCTGTCCTTTTTCACAAAACATACCACAGACATCCAAAGTCAAAGATTATAGCAGTTTATTTGTATTATTGTCCGTTTGAGACATCTCTGATACACCCAACTTGCAAAGACACTTGACCTTTCATTTACGAAACAGGCTTCTTGTTCCTTACCTTTGGTAGTTCCGTAATCATATCATAGATTGTTGGGGTTAGCTGATCTTTGCAGCTCTCCTTCAGACATCCTTTGGGCTTCACCACCTTGCTGAGGACCTTTCCATCTCCAGCAGCGTCTTTCTCCACACTGACCAGGGCCAGCGGCTCATCCTGAAAGTCCACCACATTGTTATCCGGAGACTCCTCTGAATCCTCCTCATTGGTGTTGTCAATGTCAGCAGCCCCAGCGACGCTGGACGGGCACTTGGTCTTTGGACTTTTCTCTTCAATTAGAGTTTCCTTTGAAGAGGTCTCAGAATGCCCATACAGCTCAGGGAGCTGTAATTGGACAGAGACATTCATAACTATCCTATAGCTACTTCACAAATACAATAAACCAAAGACATCCAACGTTGACTGTGACCAACTTTGAACACCATATTATACACAGAAATGACAAAGATGCTTGACATTTTATTCAAAGAAACAATATTGGCATTGCAGATGGCTCTTATGTCTTACCTCAGTGGCCTGGCATGTCTCATCCTTTAGGTGCAAGAAGTTCAACTTCCAACACTCCTCTTTCAGAAGCTGGATGGCTTCGTTGGGCGCCGTGTCCACGGTGAAATCAGACATCCTTAATTCATCCTGAACTCTCTGGCAACTGACCAGgagaactctctctgtctcctgtaatTCCAGGCCCCTCTTTGCATCCCAAGTCTATGTAACAACATAATATGTAATTAACATACTGTTGATGTATCAGGTGAGACTGGACACTGGTCCATCATTGAAATGATGGGAGAAATTATTCATTTGAACTGATAGCTGCTgtttttctcttttggtccaAAAATGAGCTTGCTGATATCTTAAGGGTTTTACAGTGGGTGTACTGTTTGTTCTACATAGTCCTCACCAATTCAGCTACACAGactttcctccatctcttccatgtctctgtctcacGCCTTCATGTGAATATGGAAATGTATCAGACTATGTCTGTCTACACTATCTATCAAACTATTGCTGTCGTCTAATATATTTTGATACATTAGTGTTATCATTTACACTTGTCTGATGATGTGATAAACTCAAGTTACCTAAATGAAGTATAACGTTTCGTACAATTCAAAAATAGTATGAGAACACTGCACTCACTCCAAGAAGACTCTTTTCCCTGCCAGGAGCCAGGCCTTCATTGGTCTCAGAGGGAGGTCTAGCGGGAGTCTTCCCTGGGCTTTCAGTGTACGGAATTGCCTCTTGAGCATTTTCTGCAATAGTCTTCAATTAGtgacttaaccattcagaatgtgGCAAGCAGAGAGTGATATGAATTGGTTCATGGCACAAACTAACTGCTCCTCCATGGATGATCGATAAATTGGTTGTATAGCTAACAGATTCGATATGATCCAAGTAACGTGTTTTTCGAAAATGTCGAATGCGTCCAATATCGGTCCTTCTCATTATGGGAAGACCTACTTACCTTACTGAGAACAGGAAAACATATACGATTTTTGATTGACTTGAATGAAGAATTCGCGTTTGCTATTGATATTCTGTAGGTTGGTTGTGATTGTGAATAACTTCACCTCTGAGTAATAcacatagaattaggaattcaAATGTATGTTAATTGGACATTGTGACGAGCACGGAATTCTAATgtagattctatttctatggtgacACGTTCCTTATTGCGCACAACGTCGTACATTTCTGAGCACATTTATTTATCCTGTTGTATCATTTGCCTCTGGCCAATCCTATTTCTCCCTAATGAATACAGATCCTGTAACATTTTTACGCGATGTCACTGGGAAAAAAACGTCATTTATGATGGTTTATTGACGATGGAAATTCGCATACAAAAGGGTTAGAGAAACATATAAAACATGCAATACAGTATTAAAATGTGTTGGTTTAAAAATCGCTTCAAACTTGAAGACAACAGGCTATTTAAAGTAGGCGATATGAAATGAATTACAGAATCAATCAATACGATTTACAGTATGCTTAGGTATCAACAATGATTAGTGGTGGATTTTTAACATTTTACTGTACTTTTAATACATTGAAAGTGTATAAAAATAGCAAAATCAGTGATGATTGAACAAATATGCCATGATTGTTAATCCATGCTGATAAAGCAAATAAATATGACAAAATTTTACAAAACTCAAAATGAATAAGAATATTAAAAATAATGTTCAATGCTTTGAGTTTACAATCATTTGATTGAAATCGAGGACaatttgtttgtgtgtttaactctgcctgttaacacgctggaTCATTCAAAATCCATTGAAGAGCTTGAACGATTCATTGACGAAAGATACTTACGAACTCAAAAGAAACATGTCGCTGGTTTCGGAGGATTCAAGCATTGTTAAGGACATCCAACCAAATCAATAAACAAACCAAAACCAAGTTGGAAAATAGGTATCAACGATGGAACGACACCATCCCTTAGTAAGAGGGTGCGTGGGGAGAGGTTTACTGATATGGA
Protein-coding sequences here:
- the LOC112242690 gene encoding uncharacterized protein LOC112242690, which encodes MLKRQFRTLKAQGRLPLDLPLRPMKAWLLAGKRVFLERETETWKRWRKVCVAELTWDAKRGLELQETERVLLVSCQRVQDELRMSDFTVDTAPNEAIQLLKEECWKLNFLHLKDETCQATELPELYGHSETSSKETLIEEKSPKTKCPSSVAGAADIDNTNEEDSEESPDNNVVDFQDEPLALVSVEKDAAGDGKVLSKVVKPKGCLKESCKDQLTPTIYDMITELPKSYFGSTESLPEMCSRGPEVCSGVPGVSNRGPKVCSGAPEVPNAVGEVSSDTKKTEATGDLLNTGNGLRKVVQLSTESHAEVCNGEAELCSGPEVCSRGPEVCSGGPEVCSRGPEVCSRGPEVCSRGPEVCSRGPEVQSGGPEVCNGEAPEVCSGGPEVCSRGPEVCSRGPEVCSRGPEVCSGGPEVCSGGPEVSNAVEEVSSDTKTTEAAEDLLDTGNVLSKVVNPKGWLKQDWDDQLNRDVNDMIANLPKPYFGSIESLPEVCSRGPEVSNEVEEVCSDTMKIEATGNLLKTGNGLSKVVLLSTESRPDVCIRVPEVFSGGPEVCSEMPEVYSGCPEVFIGVPEVSNPVEEVSSDTKTEAAEELRDTENDLSKVVKSKGWLKEGWEDQLTKDFNDMIARLPKSYFGSNESLPEVCSGVPEVSNAVEVVRSDTKKQKKNGVLRCFRRVWKFFTCTSSLPKEE